One genomic window of Longimicrobium sp. includes the following:
- a CDS encoding RNA polymerase sigma factor RpoD/SigA → MSFSPAKKLQAESESLDQYLREISAFPLIDRDEECRLARRIRDGEPDAMEGLVRSNLRFVVAVAKKYQNQGVSLADLINEGNIGLMRAARKFDETKGIKFISYAVWWIRQAILQALAEQSRIVRVPLSRAGAVHRIGKRSSALTQELGREPTLQEIASELEVPEDEISHALAMSQVYLSLDAPLVPGEDGQLLDYLQDSLSPGPDDEVYESALKRSIDDALGTLTEREAKVLRLYFGLGDTDPMTLEQIGENFGITRERVRQIKEKALLRLRHQSRARFLETFLA, encoded by the coding sequence ATGTCGTTCAGCCCCGCCAAGAAACTCCAGGCCGAATCCGAATCGCTGGACCAGTACCTCCGCGAGATCAGCGCCTTTCCGCTGATCGACCGCGACGAGGAGTGCCGGCTGGCACGCCGCATTCGCGACGGCGAGCCCGACGCGATGGAAGGGCTGGTTCGCTCCAACCTGCGGTTCGTGGTGGCGGTGGCCAAGAAGTACCAGAACCAGGGCGTGTCGCTGGCCGACCTGATCAACGAGGGCAACATCGGGCTGATGCGCGCCGCGCGGAAGTTCGACGAGACCAAGGGCATCAAGTTCATCTCCTACGCCGTCTGGTGGATCCGCCAGGCCATCCTGCAGGCCCTGGCCGAGCAGTCGCGCATCGTGCGCGTGCCGCTGAGCCGCGCGGGGGCGGTGCACCGCATCGGCAAGCGCAGCTCGGCGCTCACGCAGGAGCTGGGGCGCGAGCCCACGCTGCAGGAGATCGCCTCGGAGCTGGAGGTTCCGGAAGACGAGATCAGCCACGCGCTGGCCATGTCGCAGGTGTACCTGTCGCTCGACGCGCCCCTGGTGCCGGGCGAGGACGGCCAGCTGCTGGACTACCTGCAGGACAGCCTCTCGCCGGGCCCCGACGACGAGGTGTACGAATCGGCCCTGAAGCGCAGCATCGACGACGCGCTGGGCACGCTGACGGAGCGCGAGGCCAAGGTGCTGCGCCTGTACTTCGGGCTGGGCGACACCGACCCGATGACGCTGGAGCAGATCGGCGAAAACTTCGGCATTACGCGCGAGCGGGTGCGGCAGATCAAGGAAAAGGCGCTGCTCCGCCTTCGGCACCAGTCGCGCGCGCGGTTCCTGGAAACGTTCCTGGCCTGA
- the frr gene encoding ribosome recycling factor, whose product MSSQQKAKQRMEGALEALRREFANVRTGKASPALLDSVRVEAYGSMVPLNQVGTVSAPEPRMLTVQPWDKSLIKKIEYAIRESDMGYNPSNDGNLIRVPVPALTEERRKEYVKMLHKLAEEGRVSIRQVRKDANDEVKARQKKEGLSEDDIRREQGEVQKLTDQYIAKVEELLKHKEADVMEV is encoded by the coding sequence ATGTCGAGCCAGCAGAAAGCCAAGCAGCGGATGGAGGGCGCCCTGGAGGCGCTGCGCCGCGAGTTCGCCAACGTGCGCACCGGCAAGGCCAGCCCGGCGCTGCTGGACAGCGTGCGGGTAGAGGCGTACGGCTCGATGGTGCCGCTGAACCAGGTGGGCACGGTGAGCGCCCCCGAGCCGCGCATGCTGACGGTCCAGCCCTGGGACAAGAGCCTCATCAAGAAGATCGAGTACGCCATCCGCGAGTCGGACATGGGGTACAACCCGTCCAACGACGGCAACCTCATCCGCGTGCCCGTGCCGGCGCTTACCGAGGAGCGGCGCAAGGAGTACGTGAAGATGCTGCACAAGCTGGCCGAGGAGGGACGCGTCTCCATCCGCCAGGTGCGCAAGGACGCCAACGACGAGGTCAAGGCGCGCCAGAAGAAGGAGGGGCTGTCGGAGGACGACATCCGCCGCGAGCAGGGCGAGGTGCAGAAGCTGACCGACCAGTACATCGCCAAGGTCGAGGAGCTGCTGAAGCACAAGGAAGCGGACGTGATGGAGGTCTGA
- the rpsI gene encoding 30S ribosomal protein S9, translating into MATEQFNAVGRRKTSVARVYLRPGNGTWDVNGRTLEAHLPRHVLRQSATRPLVATQTEGQYDVKVTVVGGGVRGQADAIRLGVARALLKINEDFRRTLRAEGLLTRDPREVERKKPGRPGARKRFQFSKR; encoded by the coding sequence ATGGCGACGGAACAGTTCAACGCAGTCGGACGCCGCAAGACCTCGGTGGCGCGCGTGTACCTGCGTCCCGGAAACGGCACGTGGGACGTCAACGGCCGCACGCTGGAGGCGCACCTGCCCCGCCACGTGCTGCGCCAGTCTGCCACCCGCCCGCTGGTGGCCACGCAGACCGAGGGCCAGTACGACGTGAAGGTGACGGTGGTGGGCGGCGGTGTCCGCGGCCAGGCCGACGCCATTCGCCTGGGAGTGGCCCGCGCGCTGCTCAAGATCAACGAGGACTTCCGCCGCACGCTGCGCGCCGAGGGCCTGCTGACCCGCGACCCGCGCGAGGTGGAGCGCAAGAAGCCCGGACGTCCGGGCGCCCGCAAGCGCTTCCAGTTCTCCAAGCGCTGA
- the pyrH gene encoding UMP kinase, with product MADTGGAGQGGELFYRRVLLKISGEALAGEQKFGISPPVVDRLVEEIRVVHEMGVALGLVVGGGNIVRGTTASAEGMDRVSADYMGMLATVINALALQNSLERRGIHSRVLTAIRMEQLAEPYIRRRAISHLEKGRVVLFAGGTGNPYFSTDTAAVLRGIEMNADVIVKATKVDGIYSADPKKDSSAEFIPDITYMQALSRELGVMDAAALSLCKDNDIPIVVLNLDDEGAVARLVRGERIGTLVHS from the coding sequence ATGGCCGACACCGGCGGGGCCGGGCAGGGCGGGGAGCTGTTCTACCGCCGCGTTCTCCTGAAGATTTCCGGCGAGGCGCTTGCCGGGGAGCAGAAGTTCGGCATCAGCCCGCCGGTGGTGGACCGCCTGGTGGAGGAGATCCGGGTGGTCCACGAGATGGGGGTGGCGCTGGGGCTGGTGGTGGGCGGCGGCAACATCGTCCGCGGCACCACCGCCAGCGCCGAGGGGATGGACCGGGTGAGCGCCGACTACATGGGCATGCTCGCCACGGTCATCAACGCCCTGGCCCTGCAGAACTCGCTGGAGCGCCGCGGCATTCACTCGCGCGTGCTCACGGCCATCCGCATGGAGCAGCTGGCCGAGCCGTACATCCGGCGCCGGGCCATCAGCCACCTGGAAAAGGGCCGCGTGGTGCTCTTTGCCGGCGGCACCGGCAACCCGTACTTTTCCACCGACACGGCGGCGGTGCTGCGCGGCATCGAGATGAACGCCGACGTGATCGTCAAGGCGACCAAGGTGGACGGCATCTACTCGGCCGACCCCAAGAAGGACTCCAGCGCCGAGTTCATTCCCGACATCACCTACATGCAGGCGCTTTCGCGCGAGCTGGGGGTGATGGACGCGGCGGCGCTGTCGCTGTGCAAGGACAACGACATTCCCATCGTGGTGCTGAACCTCGATGACGAGGGCGCGGTGGCCCGCCTGGTGCGCGGCGAGCGGATCGGCACGCTGGTCCACTCGTAG
- the tsf gene encoding translation elongation factor Ts: MSNAISAQAVKELRDRTAAGMMECKNALMESGGDMEAAIDILRARGAAKAAKRADREARDGVIGSYIHMGGKIGVLVEVNCETDFVAKTDAFQQLVRDVAMHIAAANPVAIRREDFPSELVERERGVYREQMRESGKPEKIWDKIVDGKLEKFFADQALLEQPFVKNPDQTVGQLITEVSGKTGEKIDVRRFTRYALGE; this comes from the coding sequence ATGTCCAACGCGATCAGCGCACAGGCGGTCAAGGAGCTCCGCGACCGCACCGCGGCCGGGATGATGGAGTGCAAGAACGCGCTCATGGAGTCCGGCGGCGACATGGAGGCGGCCATCGACATCCTGCGCGCGCGCGGCGCGGCCAAGGCGGCCAAGCGCGCCGACCGCGAGGCGCGCGACGGCGTCATCGGCAGCTACATCCACATGGGCGGCAAGATCGGCGTGCTGGTGGAGGTGAACTGCGAAACCGACTTCGTGGCCAAGACCGACGCGTTCCAGCAGCTGGTGCGCGACGTGGCCATGCACATCGCCGCGGCCAACCCGGTGGCCATCCGCCGCGAGGACTTCCCGTCGGAGCTGGTGGAGCGCGAGCGCGGCGTGTACCGCGAGCAGATGCGCGAGTCCGGCAAGCCCGAGAAGATCTGGGACAAGATCGTGGACGGGAAGCTGGAGAAGTTCTTCGCCGACCAGGCGCTGCTGGAGCAGCCTTTCGTGAAGAACCCCGACCAGACGGTGGGGCAGCTGATCACCGAGGTGTCGGGGAAGACCGGCGAAAAGATCGACGTGCGCCGGTTCACGCGCTACGCGCTGGGCGAGTGA
- the rpsB gene encoding 30S ribosomal protein S2 — MAVPQIQELLEAGVHFGHQTSRWNPKMRKFIFAERNGIYIIDLKKTVRQIELAQELVRTVVSRGDRILFVCTKKQLKAVVESVAERSGSFYVTERWLGGMLTNFTTVKKQIRRLRELERGVDEGAFEHYTKKERLMLDRERERLEKYLNGVKDMARLPGALFVVDSKREHIAISEARKLGIPVIAIADTNADPDLLTVPIAGNDDAIRSVEVISNALADAVIEARAAMPADDRRRAEEPEATTYSSETGASQPADRGDDRGQKRRPRRKRRPRTDAIAGVIGGGSDEGGDAE; from the coding sequence ATGGCCGTACCCCAGATCCAGGAACTTCTCGAGGCCGGTGTCCATTTCGGGCACCAGACCAGCCGCTGGAACCCGAAGATGCGCAAGTTCATCTTCGCGGAGCGCAACGGCATCTACATCATCGATCTCAAGAAGACGGTCCGCCAGATCGAGCTTGCGCAGGAGCTGGTGCGCACGGTGGTTTCGCGCGGCGACCGCATCCTGTTCGTCTGCACCAAGAAGCAGCTGAAGGCCGTGGTGGAGAGCGTGGCCGAGCGCAGCGGCTCGTTCTACGTGACGGAGCGCTGGCTGGGCGGCATGCTCACCAACTTCACGACCGTCAAGAAGCAGATCCGCCGCCTCCGCGAGCTGGAGCGCGGCGTGGACGAGGGCGCCTTCGAGCACTACACGAAGAAGGAGCGCCTGATGCTGGACCGGGAGCGCGAGCGCCTGGAGAAGTACCTGAACGGCGTCAAGGACATGGCCCGGCTTCCCGGCGCCCTCTTCGTGGTCGACAGCAAGCGCGAGCACATCGCCATCTCCGAGGCCCGCAAGCTGGGCATTCCGGTGATCGCCATCGCCGACACCAACGCCGACCCGGACCTGCTGACGGTGCCCATCGCGGGCAACGACGACGCCATCCGCTCGGTCGAGGTGATCAGCAACGCGCTCGCCGACGCCGTGATCGAGGCCCGCGCGGCCATGCCGGCCGACGACCGCCGGCGCGCCGAGGAGCCCGAGGCCACCACGTACAGCAGCGAGACGGGCGCCAGCCAGCCCGCCGACCGCGGCGACGACCGGGGCCAGAAGCGCCGCCCGCGCCGCAAGCGCCGGCCGCGCACCGACGCCATCGCCGGGGTGATCGGCGGGGGCTCCGACGAGGGCGGCGACGCCGAGTAG
- the lepB gene encoding signal peptidase I: protein MDHSRHDLPDDAPRPAPAQPPRAAAEPEHAMSTGRWVWEWTKAISTAILLFLAVRTFAVEAFKIPTGSMEGTLLIGDFLLVNKAVYGAEIPLTDRRLPAFANPTRGDVVVFLPPHDPHKNYVKRIVGMPGDTLEMRHKVLYRNGQPQDEPFARHTDPLGDPADPRMEWQLEFLADRGQTYRTYRPSRDNWGPLWVPPGKFFALGDNRDRSEDSRYWGFLDATSIKGRPMFVYYSFQDDIAEQFDWLTGVRWARIGEVIR, encoded by the coding sequence ATGGATCATTCCCGCCACGACCTGCCCGACGACGCGCCCCGCCCGGCGCCGGCCCAGCCGCCCCGCGCGGCGGCGGAGCCCGAGCACGCCATGAGCACCGGGCGCTGGGTGTGGGAGTGGACCAAGGCCATCAGCACGGCCATCCTGCTCTTCCTGGCCGTGCGCACCTTTGCCGTGGAGGCGTTCAAGATCCCCACGGGGTCCATGGAGGGAACGCTGCTGATCGGCGACTTCCTGCTGGTGAACAAGGCCGTGTACGGGGCCGAGATCCCCCTGACCGACCGGCGCCTGCCGGCCTTCGCGAACCCCACGCGCGGCGACGTGGTGGTGTTCCTGCCCCCGCACGACCCCCACAAGAACTACGTCAAGCGGATCGTGGGGATGCCGGGCGACACGCTGGAGATGCGCCACAAGGTGCTGTACCGGAACGGCCAGCCGCAGGACGAGCCCTTCGCGCGGCACACCGACCCGCTGGGCGACCCGGCCGACCCGCGCATGGAGTGGCAGCTGGAGTTCCTGGCCGATCGCGGCCAGACCTACCGCACCTACCGCCCCTCGCGCGACAACTGGGGCCCGCTGTGGGTTCCGCCCGGAAAGTTCTTTGCCCTGGGCGACAACCGCGACCGGTCGGAAGACTCGCGCTACTGGGGGTTCCTGGACGCCACGTCCATCAAGGGCCGTCCCATGTTCGTGTACTACTCGTTCCAGGACGACATCGCCGAGCAGTTCGACTGGCTGACCGGCGTGCGCTGGGCACGCATCGGCGAGGTCATCCGCTAG
- the rplM gene encoding 50S ribosomal protein L13 yields MKTYSVKAGEIEHKWFVVDAGGKILGRVATEIARVLRGKHKPTFTPHLDTGDYVVVINADKVRLSGNKADQKTYFKHTGYMGGEKFIPFREMLDKHPERVIELAVKGMLPKNALGKQLRKKLKVYAGAEHPHQAQNPEPLTF; encoded by the coding sequence ATGAAGACGTATTCCGTTAAGGCGGGGGAGATCGAGCACAAGTGGTTCGTCGTCGACGCGGGGGGCAAGATCCTCGGCCGCGTGGCGACGGAGATCGCGCGAGTGCTGCGCGGCAAGCACAAGCCGACCTTCACCCCGCACCTGGACACCGGCGACTACGTCGTGGTCATCAACGCGGACAAGGTCCGGCTGAGCGGCAACAAGGCCGACCAGAAGACCTACTTCAAGCACACCGGCTACATGGGCGGGGAGAAGTTCATCCCCTTCCGTGAAATGCTGGACAAGCACCCCGAGCGGGTGATCGAGCTTGCGGTGAAGGGCATGCTGCCCAAGAACGCGCTGGGCAAGCAGCTTCGCAAGAAGCTGAAGGTGTACGCCGGCGCGGAGCATCCGCACCAGGCCCAGAATCCCGAGCCCCTCACTTTCTGA